The Candidatus Paceibacterota bacterium genome window below encodes:
- a CDS encoding putative Ig domain-containing protein, with amino-acid sequence MKTEPSLIIGTDQRPSAIFGRLMLAAGALGSAGAVYASTDYGPAIWRPVSCSKYSTSGYGHRFIIIHSMEGYYLSGTSYLRQCGVQASCHYTVNGRKDTSSDAAAGEISQLVRESYYAWHARCWNSYSVGTEHEGFVSNPAWFTDTMYKASAALHKHVAERFGIAKDRNHIIAHGQKSSSAWRSWMYNQGYSSSFVNCNSHTDPGPYWNWTHFMNLIKGTSSTPSGPSSLAATTVNASQIKLTWTDNSGIESGFKIERATASGGPFTQIATVGANVKSYTSTGLKALTTYWYRVRAYNSVGNSGYSNTDSAKTDGLPPGAPSNLAATAVSTSQINLTWTQNSSDETGFKIERATSSGGTYAQIATVGANVTSYVNTGLSGSTTYYYRVCSYNTWGNSAYTAVDSATTANVAPVLAAISNRTVNEGSLLQFSASATDADEADSTVTISNFESYDEDSANGTIMFRHPGFSGTTSGFLTTATNYARIVASGGGRTSKMLKGQWTFGTSKPNPWMRLATYNTATLPNPTVGINQRLKFDIYSDKALKVGLGIRETGTSAAIGANGGTTGTIEWVGVNGSTSGTPSPTRSVAAATWTTLSFNIPFEPVTAFTGDGFIQDVTGKGALEHLVLVPAGGTGAYTIYLDNFVYERENNITYSLVGAPTGATIDPTTGLFSWTPTEAQGPGTYTITVKATDYGSPAQTDTQAFTVTVNEIYDGPRLTTIPNKSVNEGALLSFTASASNSNPALTMTFSLDAGAPDGASINPASGAFTWTPTEEQGPGNYPITVRVTDNGSPAKSDAKTFTAAVAELNSAPVLAEIPAQAIGELALLSFTASATDSDIPGDQIAFSLDAGAPPGAVIDPETGVFTWAPNEAQGPGTYSVTVRITDDGSPALNDSQAVTITVGEVNTPPTLAAIPDKRVRPTRTLTFAAIPADPDLPVHPLTFSLEPGAPAGAAIDPATGVFTWTPTPAQNNTTNIIMVRVSDGLMSDAKSVVVVVSDVNNPPVLAALANKTVNEKTALTLTASGSDPDGDSLTYSLEPGAPGGAAINAGTGAFAWTPTESQGPGTYTIAVRVTDNALPNLSDTRTFTVAVNEVNVAPTLNPISSKTVNENGTLTFTAAASDADLPANSKTFSLDSNAPAGASIDPATGVFTWAPTETQGPAAYPITVRVTDNNPDAANSKQMSDAKTFTVTVNEVNAAPILPAIADKTANEKSALTFSLAAADADLPANSLAYTLDSGAPAGASLDPVTGVFTWTPTEVQGPGTNVITVRVTDDAATPLADTKAFAIVVNEVNEAPVLAAIANKTIAEGATLSLTAAATDADLPANTLAFSLVGAPSGATIDPGTGAFAWTPSSAQAPSTNTISVKVTDNGTPALSDTKTFTVLVTSPNQPPVLNALANKTVDELTALTFTAAASDPESAWSPVTVTTFESYTAPTVDGTVMFRQPDFSGSTSAFVDQTVTNYCKVVSSFPSGHSGANVLRASWTFKAGTTNPWVRLATYNAVNLPNPTLYLGHVLKFDMYTDKALKVGLALRETSTVAAIGANGGVSGTVEFVGVPSLNGTAPNPSRTIAAGSWTTVVFSLPDEAVTSFTGNGILESTTGKGVLDALAFVPAGGLGAYNVYLDNFIVAPANTLAWSLDAGAPAGASINAATGAFTWTPSEAQGPGVYPITVRVTDEGQPPKSAAQIFTVTVNDVNNAPIVAAIANKTANELAALTFTATATDSDGDAFAWSLDAGAPAGASVDSATGVFAWTPTEAQGPGTYSITVRATDDGSPPAIGTKTFSVTVNEVNLAPALSVADKTALDGQTLSFNLSATDPDLPANTLTYSLVSGPSGATVSSAGAFSWTPPAIGGTTFNNFEAGTVGAQYGFNEPRNSTTTANFLRNLPNDMDVVTDAPSHGGKAGKFLFAFVNSATTNWARLNTYNGTGVPNPAVDLNHLVRFDIYSTRALKVSLGVRETGGTGPVGANGGATGPIEWVGATVPGTSSVAPGGKAVSANSWQTLTYDLKGDPCENFSGDGTVTGDWGVLESLAVTKGDTSASLTNTIYVDNFRVVAKTNYTVAVTVRVTDAGGLSDTRSFNVTVYTSPAEQAEETAQPESLVDAGTVVPSPVPELLDAGMVGGNFSFSFGTEAGKTYEVEYTDSLTKPKWLPLLTVAGDGSVAVVHDPAQSSGQRFYRFRPR; translated from the coding sequence ATGAAAACTGAACCATCCTTGATCATCGGCACAGATCAACGACCCTCGGCCATCTTCGGTCGGTTGATGCTGGCTGCGGGCGCGCTGGGCAGTGCGGGGGCTGTTTACGCCAGCACAGACTACGGCCCCGCGATCTGGCGGCCGGTCAGTTGCTCCAAGTACAGCACCTCGGGCTACGGCCACAGGTTCATCATAATTCATTCCATGGAGGGCTACTACCTGTCCGGCACCTCTTATCTCCGGCAATGTGGCGTGCAGGCGAGTTGCCATTACACGGTCAACGGCAGGAAGGATACCTCCTCGGATGCGGCGGCGGGCGAGATTTCGCAGTTAGTGCGGGAATCCTATTACGCCTGGCACGCCCGTTGTTGGAACAGCTATTCGGTGGGCACCGAGCACGAGGGCTTTGTCAGCAACCCGGCGTGGTTCACCGATACCATGTATAAGGCCTCCGCCGCGCTGCACAAGCACGTGGCGGAGAGGTTCGGCATTGCCAAGGACCGCAATCACATTATCGCCCATGGCCAGAAATCCAGTTCCGCCTGGCGCTCATGGATGTACAACCAGGGCTACAGCTCCAGCTTCGTCAACTGCAACAGCCACACCGACCCCGGCCCGTACTGGAACTGGACGCACTTCATGAACCTGATCAAGGGCACCTCCTCTACTCCGTCCGGCCCGAGCAGCCTGGCCGCCACCACGGTGAACGCCTCGCAGATCAAGCTCACCTGGACGGACAATTCGGGCATCGAGAGCGGCTTCAAGATTGAACGCGCCACCGCCTCCGGCGGCCCCTTCACCCAAATCGCCACCGTCGGCGCCAATGTGAAGTCCTATACCAGTACCGGCCTGAAGGCCTTGACGACCTACTGGTACCGGGTGCGGGCCTATAATTCGGTCGGCAACTCAGGCTACTCAAACACGGACAGCGCCAAAACCGACGGCTTGCCGCCGGGCGCGCCCAGCAACCTGGCGGCGACGGCAGTTTCAACCAGCCAAATCAACCTGACCTGGACCCAGAACTCCAGCGACGAAACCGGCTTCAAGATCGAGCGAGCCACCTCCTCCGGCGGAACCTACGCCCAGATCGCCACGGTGGGCGCCAACGTGACTTCTTACGTCAACACCGGACTGAGCGGTTCGACCACCTATTACTACCGTGTGTGCTCTTACAACACGTGGGGCAACTCGGCCTATACCGCGGTGGACAGCGCCACGACCGCAAACGTGGCGCCCGTGCTGGCGGCCATCTCCAACAGAACCGTCAATGAAGGATCCCTGCTCCAGTTCAGCGCCTCGGCAACCGACGCCGACGAGGCGGATTCGACGGTGACCATCTCGAATTTCGAAAGCTATGACGAAGACAGTGCCAACGGAACGATCATGTTCCGCCACCCCGGCTTCTCCGGGACTACCAGCGGGTTTCTGACGACCGCGACCAACTATGCGAGAATCGTAGCCTCCGGCGGGGGCCGCACCAGCAAGATGCTCAAGGGGCAGTGGACCTTCGGGACCAGCAAACCCAATCCCTGGATGCGGCTGGCTACCTACAACACGGCAACGCTCCCCAACCCGACTGTCGGCATCAACCAAAGGCTTAAGTTCGACATCTACTCCGACAAAGCCCTGAAAGTGGGTCTGGGCATTCGCGAGACGGGGACCAGCGCCGCCATTGGCGCCAACGGCGGGACCACGGGCACGATCGAGTGGGTTGGCGTGAACGGCAGCACCAGCGGAACCCCCAGCCCGACACGCTCCGTCGCCGCCGCCACCTGGACGACGCTCAGCTTTAACATTCCTTTCGAGCCGGTGACCGCTTTCACGGGTGACGGCTTCATTCAGGATGTGACCGGCAAAGGCGCGCTGGAACACCTCGTGCTGGTGCCCGCCGGGGGCACGGGCGCCTACACGATCTACCTCGATAACTTCGTTTACGAGCGCGAGAACAACATTACTTACAGCCTGGTCGGCGCGCCCACCGGCGCCACCATTGACCCGACAACCGGTCTGTTCTCCTGGACGCCAACTGAGGCCCAGGGTCCGGGCACCTACACCATCACCGTTAAGGCCACGGACTATGGCTCTCCGGCGCAGACGGACACGCAAGCATTCACTGTCACCGTCAATGAGATTTACGACGGCCCGCGCCTGACGACCATCCCGAACAAGTCGGTCAATGAAGGCGCGCTGCTGAGCTTCACCGCATCCGCGTCCAATTCCAACCCGGCCCTCACCATGACCTTCAGTCTCGATGCCGGTGCGCCGGACGGGGCCAGCATCAATCCTGCCTCCGGCGCATTTACCTGGACACCGACCGAGGAGCAAGGCCCGGGCAATTATCCCATCACGGTGCGGGTCACAGACAACGGCTCGCCGGCCAAGAGCGATGCCAAGACCTTTACGGCGGCCGTGGCCGAGCTGAATTCGGCGCCGGTGCTGGCGGAAATCCCAGCCCAGGCGATTGGCGAGCTTGCCCTGCTGAGCTTCACTGCCAGTGCGACGGATTCCGACATTCCGGGCGACCAGATCGCCTTCAGCCTGGATGCCGGGGCGCCGCCCGGAGCCGTCATTGATCCAGAGACCGGCGTCTTCACCTGGGCGCCAAACGAAGCGCAAGGGCCAGGCACCTACAGCGTCACTGTGCGCATCACCGACGACGGCTCGCCCGCGCTGAACGATAGCCAGGCGGTCACGATCACCGTGGGCGAAGTCAATACGCCACCCACGCTGGCGGCCATCCCTGACAAGCGCGTCCGCCCGACCCGCACTCTGACGTTCGCGGCCATCCCGGCTGATCCGGACCTGCCGGTGCATCCGTTGACCTTCAGTCTCGAACCCGGCGCGCCCGCGGGGGCGGCGATTGACCCCGCGACAGGCGTCTTTACCTGGACGCCGACGCCCGCGCAGAACAACACCACCAACATCATCATGGTTCGGGTGAGCGACGGCCTGATGAGCGATGCCAAGAGCGTCGTAGTGGTTGTGAGCGACGTCAACAACCCGCCGGTGCTGGCGGCTTTGGCCAACAAGACGGTCAACGAGAAGACCGCGCTGACCCTCACCGCCTCTGGCAGCGATCCGGACGGCGATTCGCTCACCTACAGTCTCGAGCCCGGCGCGCCCGGCGGGGCGGCCATCAATGCCGGTACGGGCGCGTTTGCCTGGACCCCCACCGAGTCGCAGGGGCCGGGAACCTACACCATCGCCGTGCGGGTTACCGACAACGCTTTGCCCAACCTGAGCGATACCAGGACGTTCACAGTGGCGGTTAATGAAGTGAACGTCGCCCCGACGTTGAATCCCATCTCCAGCAAGACCGTCAACGAGAACGGCACACTGACGTTCACCGCGGCGGCGTCGGATGCGGACCTGCCGGCCAACAGCAAGACCTTCAGCCTGGATTCGAACGCACCCGCGGGCGCAAGCATTGATCCGGCCACCGGTGTGTTCACCTGGGCACCCACCGAGACGCAAGGACCGGCGGCTTATCCCATCACCGTGCGGGTGACGGATAACAACCCCGATGCCGCCAACAGCAAGCAGATGAGCGACGCCAAGACGTTCACGGTAACTGTGAACGAAGTGAACGCAGCGCCGATCCTGCCGGCCATTGCCGATAAGACCGCCAACGAAAAGAGCGCGCTGACTTTCTCGCTTGCGGCGGCGGATGCCGACCTGCCCGCCAATTCGCTGGCTTACACCCTGGACAGCGGCGCACCCGCCGGAGCCAGCCTGGATCCGGTCACGGGCGTGTTCACCTGGACGCCGACGGAAGTCCAGGGGCCCGGCACCAACGTGATCACGGTTCGAGTCACTGATGACGCGGCCACTCCATTGGCTGACACGAAAGCCTTTGCGATCGTGGTCAATGAGGTGAACGAAGCCCCTGTGCTGGCAGCCATCGCCAACAAAACCATCGCGGAAGGGGCGACGCTGAGCCTCACAGCGGCGGCGACCGATGCGGACCTGCCCGCCAACACGCTGGCCTTCAGCCTGGTTGGCGCGCCCTCCGGCGCAACTATTGACCCGGGCACCGGCGCCTTCGCCTGGACGCCCTCCAGCGCGCAGGCCCCGAGTACGAATACCATCTCGGTGAAGGTGACCGACAACGGCACGCCGGCCTTGAGCGATACGAAGACCTTCACCGTGCTGGTGACCTCGCCCAACCAGCCGCCGGTCTTGAACGCGCTCGCGAACAAGACGGTGGATGAGCTGACCGCCCTGACCTTCACCGCCGCCGCCAGCGATCCGGAATCCGCCTGGTCTCCGGTCACCGTGACCACGTTCGAAAGCTACACCGCGCCGACGGTGGATGGGACGGTGATGTTCCGGCAGCCGGACTTCTCGGGCAGCACCAGTGCCTTCGTGGATCAGACCGTGACCAACTACTGCAAAGTAGTGAGCAGCTTCCCGAGCGGCCACTCGGGTGCCAACGTGCTCCGGGCGTCGTGGACGTTCAAGGCGGGCACCACCAACCCGTGGGTGCGACTGGCAACCTACAATGCGGTGAACCTGCCGAACCCCACTCTCTATTTAGGACACGTGCTGAAGTTCGATATGTACACCGACAAAGCGCTGAAGGTGGGCCTGGCGTTGCGCGAGACCAGCACCGTGGCCGCCATCGGGGCCAACGGCGGCGTCAGCGGGACAGTTGAGTTCGTCGGGGTGCCCAGCCTGAACGGCACCGCGCCGAACCCGAGCCGCACGATTGCCGCCGGCTCGTGGACGACGGTCGTCTTCAGCCTCCCGGATGAGGCGGTCACCAGCTTTACGGGCAATGGCATCCTCGAATCCACGACGGGCAAGGGTGTGTTGGATGCGTTGGCCTTTGTGCCGGCCGGCGGCTTGGGGGCATATAACGTCTATCTCGACAACTTCATCGTTGCGCCCGCCAACACGCTGGCCTGGAGCCTCGATGCCGGCGCGCCCGCAGGCGCAAGCATCAACGCCGCCACCGGCGCCTTCACGTGGACGCCTTCCGAAGCGCAGGGCCCGGGCGTTTATCCGATTACCGTGCGCGTAACCGACGAAGGTCAGCCGCCCAAGAGCGCGGCACAAATCTTCACCGTGACCGTGAACGACGTCAACAACGCGCCCATCGTGGCCGCCATAGCCAACAAGACGGCCAATGAGTTGGCGGCGCTGACCTTCACCGCCACTGCCACCGACTCCGATGGTGACGCCTTTGCCTGGAGTCTTGATGCCGGCGCGCCGGCGGGCGCGAGCGTTGATTCGGCGACCGGCGTGTTTGCGTGGACGCCGACCGAGGCCCAAGGCCCCGGCACTTACAGCATCACCGTGCGTGCCACGGACGACGGCTCGCCCCCAGCGATCGGGACGAAGACCTTCAGCGTCACCGTCAACGAGGTCAACCTCGCTCCCGCATTGTCCGTTGCGGACAAGACCGCTCTCGATGGCCAGACGCTGAGCTTCAACCTGTCCGCCACCGATCCGGACTTGCCGGCCAACACGCTGACCTACAGCCTGGTGAGCGGCCCCTCCGGCGCGACCGTCTCCTCGGCGGGCGCGTTCAGTTGGACGCCTCCCGCCATTGGCGGCACCACGTTCAATAACTTCGAGGCCGGCACGGTCGGCGCGCAATACGGCTTCAACGAGCCTCGAAACTCCACCACCACGGCTAACTTCCTCCGGAACTTGCCGAACGACATGGATGTTGTCACCGATGCGCCCAGCCACGGCGGCAAGGCGGGCAAGTTCCTGTTCGCCTTTGTCAATTCCGCCACCACGAACTGGGCGCGTCTGAACACCTACAACGGCACGGGGGTGCCGAATCCCGCAGTGGACTTGAACCACCTCGTGCGGTTTGACATCTACTCCACGCGCGCGCTGAAGGTGTCCCTGGGCGTTCGCGAGACGGGCGGGACTGGGCCGGTGGGCGCCAACGGTGGCGCCACAGGCCCGATTGAATGGGTCGGGGCGACGGTTCCCGGCACCTCCAGCGTCGCGCCGGGCGGCAAGGCTGTCAGCGCGAACTCCTGGCAAACTCTGACCTACGACCTGAAGGGTGACCCATGCGAGAACTTCAGTGGCGACGGCACCGTCACGGGTGACTGGGGCGTGCTGGAAAGCCTGGCGGTTACGAAGGGTGACACCAGCGCCAGTCTCACCAATACGATTTACGTGGATAACTTCCGGGTCGTCGCCAAGACCAACTACACTGTCGCCGTGACAGTGCGGGTCACCGACGCGGGCGGTTTGAGTGACACGCGAAGCTTCAACGTGACCGTCTATACATCCCCGGCCGAACAGGCGGAAGAAACGGCCCAGCCCGAGTCTCTGGTGGATGCCGGCACCGTCGTGCCGTCACCAGTGCCAGAGCTTCTCGACGCTGGGATGGTTGGCGGAAACTTCAGCTTCAGCTTTGGGACCGAAGCCGGAAAGACATACGAAGTGGAGTATACCGACTCGCTCACCAAGCCAAAGTGGCTGCCGTTGCTGACGGTAGCTGGCGATGGCAGCGTGGCTGTCGTCCACGACCCGGCGCAGTCGTCTGGGCAGCGGTTCTATCGCTTCCGGCCGCGGTGA
- a CDS encoding uroporphyrinogen decarboxylase family protein: MTGKQRALAALRGQRADRVPVIPIVGQAAASFCGVSIREHAHDARTLARCQVECARRFGYDGVYIAADTWVNAEAAGFPRVEHPADAPACGHGTWIESEEQIEALELPDPKRSGRWPLMVEAVRHAVAMAGDELLIIGNFDQSPFGLACQLRGINRFLLDIVENQELAHRLLDYCTRAVSRYALALAEAGAHVLNTGDSAAGGSLIGARAYAEFAFPYERKVFAAVRARFDTPITLHICGDTSTCIDRMIETGATGIEIDHAMDLRRVRQVCRERVTAIGNVNPVDTLLGGTPDSVRAACRACLEAFAGSNRFILATGCAISPLTPPANLTAMAEAALEGLG, encoded by the coding sequence ATGACTGGCAAGCAACGAGCACTCGCGGCTTTGCGGGGCCAGCGGGCCGATCGCGTGCCGGTGATTCCCATTGTCGGGCAGGCGGCTGCAAGCTTCTGCGGCGTTTCCATCCGCGAGCACGCGCACGACGCCCGCACGCTCGCCCGCTGCCAGGTCGAATGCGCGCGGCGATTCGGCTACGACGGGGTGTATATCGCCGCTGACACCTGGGTCAACGCGGAGGCGGCGGGATTTCCGCGCGTGGAACATCCAGCGGACGCCCCGGCCTGCGGGCATGGCACGTGGATCGAGTCCGAGGAGCAGATTGAGGCGCTGGAGCTGCCGGACCCGAAGCGATCCGGGCGCTGGCCGCTCATGGTTGAGGCGGTCCGGCACGCCGTCGCGATGGCCGGCGATGAGCTGCTGATCATCGGCAATTTTGACCAGTCGCCATTCGGCCTGGCCTGCCAGCTTCGCGGGATCAACCGTTTCCTGCTCGACATTGTGGAGAATCAGGAGCTGGCCCATCGGTTGCTGGATTACTGCACCCGGGCGGTGAGCCGATACGCGCTGGCCCTGGCCGAGGCGGGCGCTCATGTGCTCAACACCGGCGACTCCGCCGCCGGCGGCAGCCTGATCGGCGCGCGGGCCTATGCCGAGTTCGCCTTTCCCTACGAGCGGAAGGTATTCGCGGCCGTCCGCGCGCGTTTCGACACGCCCATAACGCTGCACATTTGCGGAGACACGAGCACCTGCATTGACCGCATGATCGAAACCGGCGCCACTGGCATCGAGATTGACCATGCGATGGACCTTCGGCGTGTGCGGCAGGTCTGCCGCGAGCGCGTGACCGCGATTGGCAACGTCAACCCGGTTGACACCCTTCTCGGCGGCACTCCCGATTCGGTCAGGGCCGCCTGCCGCGCCTGCCTCGAGGCCTTTGCCGGCTCGAATCGGTTCATCCTCGCCACCGGCTGCGCGATTTCGCCTTTGACCCCGCCGGCCAACTTGACGGCAATGGCGGAAGCGGCGCTGGAAGGGCTTGGTTAA
- a CDS encoding PEP-CTERM sorting domain-containing protein (PEP-CTERM proteins occur, often in large numbers, in the proteomes of bacteria that also encode an exosortase, a predicted intramembrane cysteine proteinase. The presence of a PEP-CTERM domain at a protein's C-terminus predicts cleavage within the sorting domain, followed by covalent anchoring to some some component of the (usually Gram-negative) cell surface. Many PEP-CTERM proteins exhibit an unusual sequence composition that includes large numbers of potential glycosylation sites. Expression of one such protein has been shown restore the ability of a bacterium to form floc, a type of biofilm.), with translation MKSKTLLAVGAISAALTLTVRADFIDNFDSYANQAALTAVWNQALSGTEMLLDSSGTPAAVSSPNVVKQTTTAASRVGRSAGMGVQANLLNWSFDFFDAGGSRDFNGLYAYTGAWGVGLETALAIGVYNTGTAGHYMGRYSAITGAVFADGAVTTGTAGGGWFTLTGAPRGTGAWHDMQVLGMADPLNAGKTRLEFYVDTVLAGSIGNINSYSLTYAVIGGAVSTTTAGSATDNFSVVTVPEPSTLALSLLGGVGLLWIARRRSA, from the coding sequence ATGAAAAGCAAAACTCTTCTGGCAGTCGGGGCGATCAGTGCGGCACTAACCCTCACCGTCCGAGCAGACTTCATCGACAACTTTGACTCTTACGCTAACCAGGCGGCTTTGACAGCCGTTTGGAATCAGGCCCTCTCGGGAACCGAGATGCTGCTCGACAGTTCAGGCACCCCGGCTGCGGTCTCATCTCCAAACGTCGTGAAGCAAACTACCACAGCAGCGTCACGTGTAGGAAGATCTGCCGGCATGGGAGTGCAGGCAAATCTGCTGAATTGGAGTTTTGACTTTTTTGATGCTGGAGGGTCGCGCGATTTCAATGGCCTCTACGCTTACACTGGCGCGTGGGGAGTCGGGTTGGAGACCGCGCTGGCGATTGGCGTGTATAACACCGGTACGGCTGGTCATTACATGGGACGCTATTCAGCCATAACCGGGGCGGTTTTTGCCGACGGCGCCGTGACCACCGGGACGGCAGGGGGGGGCTGGTTTACCCTGACAGGCGCTCCTCGCGGCACGGGGGCGTGGCACGACATGCAGGTCTTGGGAATGGCGGATCCTTTGAATGCTGGAAAGACAAGATTGGAGTTCTACGTGGATACCGTGTTGGCAGGCAGCATTGGGAACATTAACAGCTATAGCCTAACCTACGCGGTAATCGGTGGGGCAGTTAGCACGACTACAGCCGGTTCAGCTACAGATAACTTTAGCGTTGTCACGGTGCCTGAGCCCTCCACTCTCGCTCTGAGCCTGCTCGGTGGCGTCGGGCTTCTGTGGATCGCCCGCCGTCGTTCGGCCTGA